A stretch of DNA from Oryza brachyantha chromosome 4, ObraRS2, whole genome shotgun sequence:
TGTTTTACAAATTGAAGGTGACACATGCGATCGAAAGAATGATGGTACACAGAAAATAAGGTTTATACAAGCTTAGGTCTTCATATACAAAGTAATACCCTACTTGGTGAGGACATCTCCACCGAGGATATAATCATGTCAAGTCTACAAAACTAAACCAGTGTTACAATGACCAATCACATGTGCTCATGCCTATCAACTTGATTATAAAGTGAATGTGTTATTGGGATTGCATAAGCATGATTACTGATTAGGATACTACTAAGTGCTTGTATGATGTTATTGTGCTCGGGAACAAAGGACAATATGAAGGAAGAACGTCTCTGCCTTAATCCCCAACACAGTGTCAGATTCAAAGGACAATAATTGTTGATCCAAAAGTCCATTTGGGGCGTATAagtacttgatggaaaggTCTCAAAGCCCACTTCCAAATAGATGTTGCCTCATCTCCAAATTCCTCTCCAATCGATTATAGTTGCCAAAACCACCACCAGTTTTGGGTCGTAGGTCCATTTATCGGGTTGAAATCGTTAGGGATGTGTCTTAGGTTTAGAGGAGGACCCCAACTCTTCCTCCCACCTATATTTTTCCCTTAACCACCAAAGATCAACTCGGTTTTTGTTTAGATCAAGTTTAGCTTCGTTACTTTGTCGTGTAATTCCATGATTAGTTAGATCGTCGGTTTGCTCGTTTCAAAACCACACCTTTTGATACTTTTGTTGGTTTAATCTTACATCTTTATTTCACAATTTGAGTTGCTTTGTCCATCTTATTCTTGTTAGTTCTCGATTGCTTGCATAAACAAACACCCTCGTGGTTGGGCTAACCATGAATCCGTGTAGATCACGACCACCTCTAGGGTTGGTGTAATGAGTGCTAAGGTCCAACGTCCCTACACAGTTATAGTCGAACTATCAATGTCACTCAACTCGATTGACTTATCCTCTTATTGAAAGATCGGGACACCCTAGCTCACAACAATACTCATGCCGGCATGTTCCACCGTGTATATTGGTGGATGTTGAATAACGTGTCACTGAGGGGGCCCTATATGCTCATATAGATCGATGAACAAAACTAAAAGGCATGGAACCTAGCTGAATATGACTTCATTTACATGATATTATTTGATTGGAACTCTGTACCCTGCCATGGGAAACAAGGCAACGTATTATCCATGTTCTAGTCTATCCATATGTAATGTATCTGGTTTACCCCCTCCCTATTCAAAGTTGTAGGGCTGTCAAtgagccgagctcgagcgaGCTAGCCTGTCTAGGCTCGAGCTCGACACAGgctcgagccgagctcgaatCGAGCCTAAAAAACCTTCGAGCTCTTAGACAGGCTTGGCTCGAGCTCGGTTTGagtttatgatatatatattttcatgatatttgtaaataaaaataataattttaagtaaactatattaaataaattataaataagatttaaaattaatatataataataaaacaaattaatttatcatttaaatatataataatttattattaatctactattttatcaaataaaaaataaaaataacatgtatatgtaAGCTCGTGCGAAGCTCGAGAGCTTCCGATCAGGCtcgggctcggctcgttaggaGCTCGAGCCAAGCTCGAACCGAGcctgaaacgagccgagctcgagcggCTCTCGAGCTTCGAGCTTTTTTGACAGCCCTACACAGTTGGTTATGCATTTTATGTGGGTGCATGGTATCAACATCTTCCATAGTAGTCCCCGGAGTGATTCATAGTTGAATCGTAGTCTTTCTCATGGTTTAGGACTAATGCTGAGTGCTCCCAAGTGAGGTCCTTCACTTTGATATCTTTGGAGAGTGGGTCTAGAGTGCTTAATTGATAAAATCTAGGAGTAACCCCGACAATATGCTTAGATTGAAAACAACTAAATATAGAGTAATACAATTGTATCCAAAGATGAAGATCCTAGGTGTGCTAAGTAGgtgcacctaataggtgtacTATATgctaagatgaaaaataactaaacATGGAGTCTATTAGGATGATATCCAAATATAGACTTGATAGGTGCCAGAAAGATTAACTAATATACTAACATGAGTGCAATATTGTCGGGTTGATgcatctaataattaataaattattaggtAAATGTGAAAAATACTTAGTTAATAGACTAACCGAGTGCAATAGCATCGGGTAGGTGCATCTAATAgtcaatatattattaaattataggTGCGAATATGAAAACCGGTCAAAATTAGACAAATACTTGCAAAACATTTGAACTTGCAATTtgattgttttaaaaatttgatcaatttaTTAAACGATATGTCAACTCAAGGCAGCTCGTAACCTCAAAAGTTCGTGGAAACCAAGCATTTTCACCAATTTTTGCTGGCAATTTCTTCCCAGATAATTGACTTATTTTATCATGATACATAGTAATTGCATGTTTTCCATATCTAACACAACTATCAGACCTACGCTTACCAAAACTGTGTTCCCTTCCTCTAATTTCGATCATGTTCccatatttaactattcaacACTCCTAGATTTGGTAATTAATTGATATGTTTATGACAAGACTCATATGTTATAGACACGAGGtatgataaatatgtaaacacAACAATGGAAAAAGAATCAAATCCCCTAAAAAATTTACGAACATGCCATTATCATTTTGCAAAGTTAAAGATATGTCATATAGAGTCtgcatgagtcaatgacatgtaggTCAGGATAACATATCtccaattttacaaaattacaatatCATCCTTGTAATTTTCCCTCTAAAATTTGGCGCTCGACCTAATCACAATCATGTAACGCTTTAGACCAGCTATCAATAAATTTAACcagcagtttattttttttcctgacaGTTCATCTAGAAATCCCTCTAAAGTAGTATCAGTAGAAAAAATTTTTCCGcgattacttttttttttttggaggtgAAACGCGGAGCACCGAAGAAGACCGCCGCGTACTCCACCTCTGACCTGacctgccccccccccccccccccccccccccaatctTCCCCTGATCCACATCGCcggcggagagcgcggcgtcgctccctccctccccttaGCCGCTACCAGGAGGCGGCCGGGCTGCGCggccgcaggcggcggcgaggggagagATGCACAGATCTGCGGGTGCCGCGATGGCGTGGAACGTGTTCAGGTTCTGCACGGCGCTGAGGGGGCTGGGCTCCATCATGATCCTGCTCGTCCTCTCCATCGTCGGCGTCACCTACTACGCGGTCGTCCTCTGCAACTACGGCcccgccctcctcgccggcggcgccagcaCCCTCGGCGCGCTCGCCGTCCTGCTCCTCTTCCACTTCCTGGTAACGCGTCGCGCAACTCTGGGGGGTTTGGTTGCGAAGAGGATTAGCTGGTCGGGTCAAATCTCTCAAATAGAGGAggaattgaatttttttttgagcaaTGGTAGGATACAGATAGAATGTTTTGATATCTGTACTCATTGATATGATATTTACTGGCGtatttcctccgttttttcttttacttagTAGAAGTCGCTATGAGCGCGCTGGAAACTGATTAGCATAATTGAGCTGTTGTGGCCATGGTCTAGCTGTTTCCTTAATATGCTTCTTAACAACATACTAGAATTGTTATGGCAACATACTAGATTTGCTACATTGTTGAAATGGACATGGATTGTAGCGAGAGATTAAGAAAGAAAAGTAACACAATGAGTTGATAAAATACAATTGATGCCATATTGATTAAGAGCCACAATTTTAAGGGAAGCTTGCATGCTGGAAATAGTTTGATTATAAACACTAGCCCCCTGTTATATTGGGCATATTTTCACTGTTCTgattctgtttttttctttgcatatttgttttgataacaatttgtttattttcgCTTGGCAGCTTGTTATGCTTTTATGGAGCTATTTTTCTGTTGTGTTCACCGACCCTGGTTCTGTTCCACCTAATTGGAATCTTGACTTTgacgaggagaggggagaaacTGTCCCCCTTTCTGGATCAGATTTCACTAGCCAGATGAACTCGCAACAATCTATGGCTCACAATGATACGGGACATTCAAGGGCTAGGTATTGTAGGAAGTGTAACCAGCTGAAGCCACCTCGATGTCATCATTGCTCTGTTTGTAAGTTGTTGATTTATTCTTCAGGGTCAATTGTCGTTCTAGTTTTTATGAATTGCATAGCATAATCCATAATCTCATGTATTCAGGTGGAAGATGTGTTCTTAAGATGGATCATCATTGCGTTTGGGTTGTTAATTGTGTTGGAGCACTGAACTACAAATACTTTCTCCTCTTCCTGGTATGGTGCCactttatttgatattttcttaatttgtgCCCTTTAGAAGGGAAATAAGGCTTTAGAGTTTTGTTATTGTTAACACATTACCAAGCTTATATTTCTTATTATGCTAGCAAGATGCACAGAAATTTGTGTTATTTCCTAAATTTCTTATCTTTCGCAATAAGAAActtgtttcatttttaataattgatttaaggCACCATGAATAATAAGAACTAAAACTGTTCCTTATGTTGGATATTATTAGCTAGAGGGGTGCACTataggggtgtaagtgggctTGCTCACGAACCCGTTTATAGGCCAATTAAGCGGGTAGTCCCGACCTAAGCGGGTTAGCAGGCTGGCccactgtcacgcccagaaatttacaccaaatttttgaacaatagcatgtattaaatctcggtccaggaatcagcccgagtacacaccatgacaaattaatacacagttctacgacttaaaaacaaataaaaacaattatctatcgaaatgcagcggaaaaggaaaacaaactaaaccatctaatcttcagcttcagctggcgatgacggctccacaccacaggcattctcgacggcggactgaacctcactttaacctttggaacaaccttcttctcacttctgactcaggctctggcacttgctctggtgggggaaaaattaagcaagactgagtacaaaccactgtactcaacaagtaacacccaagagagggggaataatgaatgcaatagggtgtcGAGGaacaggctaaggttaaattgcacaaagcagtagtaatttagcaaaacagtaaataaaatagactgaataaaaagtaaagtacttgaaaataaccatccactgttcaacgttacatcacgttgcaacaggcccagaccgctattgaacattacaccacgtagcgacagggtcaaccctctgcccaacgctacaccacgttACGACAGACCcgaaccactgccaacgtgttacaccacgttgacagggtcaaaccagttccaagattaatgaAGTTAttaaggggttcaactaatcccagtgaatctgtcagttcgcccaataaccatggatacggctattcgaatatttttactctgcagaggtgtacaactttacccacaagacatggctcccaagcatgttaccatgccccaacgtatcaccacgatacctcagtacggaaaccatgataagacctttcacctaaccctccctagacaatcgcaccacacttcaggtttcgcccccttcTTTACACCGAGTcaggcagccccctcttgtgcctaggtgaatccggaagcaacataggaccatcgttacaccacgattcccatccagactccatcacgcccacccttgcctgggtacgtcgaatagggacaagctagactacaagtcccaccgttgcccattctggcttgtggttagtacgtgtaagacttccagggtttcctgataACCGGTTCTTAATTgctatgggcacgactctcaaaaccatgcacccacagcccaccataagcaatattttagttatattaatccacatcgggaacaTTCATCATGATCATAACCATTAAAGGTTTATCAAgtctaacaaataattaaataagaattggtgagctagttgaactaagcataacTAAGCATTGcttaagcctatttctagtcaaattaaccctgggatgacaataataataaatggggaacAACGGATCTAagggtaattgcccaatagataaatagaataaatagatttgcataaaacaattcatgtttgaatgtaaaacagggattttataaacatgggatcaatatgttcaaagaagggtgccacttgccttgcttagacccacgaggaacttcggcgacgacttaaagaacgaacggcgctgcgacggggtcaaaacctacgacaaacaaggcaaaacaagcaaaacaaactataaaactactgaaacagagaaagaaactatttttaatggattcttgacatttttctggatttaatgaaacttgaatggacctaaacggagactagatgaattacttatgaattttagaagattatctgtctttaaactaaacagaaaatccttaatgaattattgcgcaattaatcggaggcaaTGACGTCagcagggagagagaaggtGTGCTGACAGCTGGGACCCACTTGGCAGAGGCACagccgagagagagggaacaacggctgacacgtggggcccatGGGGAGAGAAGGACAAAATGGGGGGgaagctgacaggtgggccccctGGTTCGGTGAGAGAGGAAGATGGACGGTATGACGGACGGGGCCCACAGAAGAAAGGTGAGAGGCGCTGGCAAGTGGGGCCCGCGGCCTGGTGAGAGGTGGTGGCCGGCGGATGGACCCCACCGGTAAGTGACAAAacaggggagaggggagagcgGACTCCGGCCGAACAGAGGCAGGGAGCGGGCGGCcgggcggtggcggtcggcgaccagcggcggcggcggcggtcggcgaccagcggtggcggcggcgttcggcgACCAGCGGAGGCGGACGCCCAGCGACGGCCGGtgaccggcggtggcggaggcaaGCGGAGCGGCTAAGTGGCGGCAGCGGAGGAGACGGGAGGCGGTAGCCGTGACGGTGGCTCGCAGGCGGAGGGGGAAGAGCGGCGGTGAATCGACCGGTGGCAATGAAGGggagcggcgcacggcgaagGCCGATGGTAggaacgacgacgaccaggGCGGCGGAGACCGAACGCGGCGCACGGTGGCGACGGTCGGGAGGGACGACGCGGCAGCCCGGGGAAAGggcggcgcgaggaggagacggTGGTGGCGCGAAGCGCTAGGTGGCGGCCGAGGAGAAGCAGAGGCGGCCGAAGCGGCGTCGGGGAAAGGAGACGTGAGTGCGccgggaggaaggagaggggagaaggcggcgacgcCAAAGGGTGGCGCGAGCACGGCGTCGTCGGCCCGACGGCGTGGCGTGTGCGAGTGGGAGatagaggaggatggagggagggggaaaGGCAGCTCATTGGCATGACGACGGTGGAACGACGCATCGACTGTGGCCGAGCGGCGCAAccaagcggcgacgaccgggaggaggggatctataggtggcggccggcgcatAGGGCGGAGGGGCGGTTAGCGCGGCCGgggtggacgcggcgcggcaAAAGTgggaggtggttggcggcggcaCGGGACGCGGCCGGGAAAAGCGGCACAGTGGCTGCGTGCGGCCGCGAGGCGAGGACGCGACGGCGCTAGCACGGGCGAGCGGAGGACGGGGACGGCTGACGGCTTGACGGCACGatgcacggcgaggcgaggtaGAGCAGCAACATAAGGGTGCCGGTGCGGTGGCGAGGTGGCTCGGTGCACACGAGGCGGGAGCGCAGCTCGGTGGCAATGACAGGGCGCAGACGCGGCGAGGCACGACGCTATCGGCGACGCAGAGTGGCGACACGCGTGCGCGAAGGATGGTTGCAGCGAccgcggcgcgacgcggcgaggcGTGCG
This window harbors:
- the LOC102710394 gene encoding probable protein S-acyltransferase 14; protein product: MHRSAGAAMAWNVFRFCTALRGLGSIMILLVLSIVGVTYYAVVLCNYGPALLAGGASTLGALAVLLLFHFLLVMLLWSYFSVVFTDPGSVPPNWNLDFDEERGETVPLSGSDFTSQMNSQQSMAHNDTGHSRARYCRKCNQLKPPRCHHCSVCGRCVLKMDHHCVWVVNCVGALNYKYFLLFLFYTFLETTLVTLSLLPHFIAFFSDIDIPGSPAALATTFLTFVLNLAFSLSVLGFMIMHVSLVSANTTTIEAYEKKTTPRWMYDLGRKRNFVQVFGNDKRYWFIPAYSEEDLRRMPVLQGLDYPVRTDLDGQEL